A single window of Salvia splendens isolate huo1 chromosome 6, SspV2, whole genome shotgun sequence DNA harbors:
- the LOC121809802 gene encoding scarecrow-like protein 1 produces the protein MSLVGSAALFRRPELYSLKDDNESSGLSTSSLYSYSSDSYDPKYFLDSPSSSDVIGNPFQSPSSQRTSLVESTHNSYQFDYASELDSPREVEYDEDKLMLKLQELEKALLDDNGAAMEIDGDFFDSPKGSSSSDSNLSSTTSSKDMVISGPLSRKHMLLECAAVVHSGDFKRASSMINVLRQHVSIQGDPSERIAAYLVEALVARMAMSGKGLYRALKCKDAPSSDRLSAMQVLFEVCPCFRFGFMAANGSILEAFRGEKRVHIVDFDVNQGSQYYTLLQTLAKTPGDRPHVRLTGVDDPESVQRPVGGLAIIGQRLELLAKQLKLSFEFKAVPAETALVSPSVLGCRPGEALVVNFAFLLHHLPDESVSTVNLRDQLLRMIKGLKPKLMTVVEQDVNTNTSPFPQRFAEAYNYYAAVFESLDATLARDSQDRMNVEKHCLARDIINVVACEGEERIERYEVAGKWRSRMTMAGFTTCGISRDVRGEIDKLIQQYSDRYKVKEEKGALHFGWEEKTLIVSSAWR, from the coding sequence ATGTCTTTGGTCGGGTCTGCTGCGTTGTTTAGGAGGCCTGAGCTGTACTCACTGAAAGATGACAACGAAAGCTCGGGGCTGTCAACATCCAGTTTATACTCGTACAGCAGTGACAGTTACGATCCGAAATATTTCCTCGACTCACCATCAAGTTCTGATGTGATAGGCAATCCATTTCAGTCCCCGTCTTCTCAGCGTACCTCGTTGGTGGAATCAACGCACAACTCGTATCAGTTTGATTACGCCTCTGAATTGGATAGTCCCCGTGAAGTAGAGTATGATGAAGATAAGTTGATGTTAAAGCTTCAAGAACTCGAGAAGGCGCTTCTTGATGATAACGGTGCTGCCATGGAAATTGATGGTGATTTTTTTGACTCACCGAAGGGATCTTCGTCCTCTGATTCTAATCTCAGCAGCACAACCAGCAGTAAGGATATGGTGATCTCCGGTCCACTGTCCCGTAAGCATATGCTTCTCGAGTGTGCTGCTGTCGTCCATAGCGGAGATTTCAAGCGAGCATCGAGCATGATCAATGTTCTCAGGCAGCACGTCTCGATCCAGGGAGACCCTTCAGAGCGAATTGCAGCTTACTTGGTTGAAGCTCTCGTCGCTCGGATGGCAATGTCGGGGAAAGGCCTCTACCGGGCGCTGAAATGCAAAGATGCCCCGTCGTCCGACCGCCTCTCAGCTATGCAGGTCCTTTTCGAGGTGTGTCCGTGCTTTCGCTTCGGTTTCATGGCGGCAAACGGTTCGATTCTCGAGGCATTTAGAGGTGAAAAAAGAGTTCACATTGTGGATTTTGATGTGAACCAAGGTAGTCAGTACTACACTCTGCTGCAAACGCTTGCAAAAACTCCCGGTGACCGTCCGCACGTACGGCTGACCGGAGTCGACGACCCGGAATCGGTTCAACGGCCTGTTGGGGGCCTAGCAATTATAGGGCAGAGACTGGAGCTTCTCGCTAAACAGCTGAAACTCTCCTTTGAGTTCAAAGCCGTACCTGCGGAAACCGCTCTCGTTTCGCCTTCCGTGCTCGGCTGCCGGCCAGGCGAGGCACTCGTCGTGAACTTCGCCTTCCTGCTCCACCACCTCCCCGACGAGAGCGTGTCGACCGTGAACCTCCGCGACCAGCTTCTCCGGATGATCAAGGGCTTGAAACCGAAGCTCATGACTGTTGTCGAGCAGGACGTGAACACGAACACCTCCCCTTTCCCGCAGAGGTTCGCGGAAGCTTACAATTACTACGCCGCCGTGTTCGAGTCTCTCGACGCAACTCTGGCGAGGGACAGCCAGGACCGGATGAACGTCGAGAAGCACTGCCTCGCCCGCGACATCATCAATGTGGTGGCGTGCGAGGGGGAGGAGAGGATAGAGCGGTACGAGGTGGCCGGGAAGTGGAGGTCGAGGATGACCATGGCCGGGTTCACCACGTGCGGGATTAGTCGGGACGTGCGGGGCGAGATCGATAAACTCATACAGCAGTACTCGGATAGGTATAAGGTGAAAGAGGAGAAAGGGGCGCTGCATTTTGGATGGGAAGAGAAGACATTGATAGTCAGTTCAGCATGGAGATAA